The sequence below is a genomic window from Streptomyces sp. NBC_00582.
GGGCGGTCCTGTGGCTGTGCTCGGACGAGTCCGAGTGGATCACGGGCACGGACCTCCTGGTGGACGGCGGCACGAGTGTGAGAACGGCACGCACCACGCCCTGAAGGGGCGCGGGAACCCACCCGAAGAACTCACCACTTACCCGGCGCGTAATCCTTCAGGAAGACCCCGTACACATCCTCACCGGCCTCGCCGCGCACCACCGGGTCATAGACACGCGCCGCCCCATCGACAAGATCCAACGGCGCGTGGAACCCCTCCTCCGCCAGTCGCAGCTTGTCGAAGTGCGGCCGCTCGTCCGTGATCCACCCGGTGTCGACGGACGTCATCAGGATCCCGTCGGTCTGGAACATCTCCTGCGCGCTGGTCCGCGTGACCATGTTCATCGCGGCCTTGGCGGCATTGGTGTTCGGATGCCCCGCACCCTTGTAGCCGCGGCCGAAGACACCCTCCATCGCCGAGACGTTCACCACGTACGAGCGCCCGCTCCTCGCCCGCCGCGCCGCCTCGGCCATGGCCGGCCGCAACGCGCTGATCAGGATGAACGGCGAGGTGTAGTTGCAGAGCTGGGTCTCGAGCAGCTCCACCGGGGAGATCTGCTCGATGGTCTGCACCCAGGTGTTGGTGTCCACCACGTCGGGGACCAGTCCGCCCGCGTCGATGGCGGTGCCGTCGAGATGCCGGGCGACGCTGGCGTTGCCCGCGACCAGGGCGAGGTCGGCGACCTTCTGCGCGTCGAGGCCGCTGGTGCCGATCGGCAGCGCTGCCAGCCCGTCGACCGCCCCGGAGTTGAAGGCGCCGATCACATGGTGGGCGGGCAGCTCACCGGCGGGCAGCGGGGCGCTCTCGCCGTCGACGAGGGCGGCGTACGCCGTGGGCAGCCGGCGTACGGTCTGCGTCGCGTTGTTGATCAGGACGTCGAGCGGGCCCGCCGCGGACACCTGCTCGGCGAGGGCCACGGTCTGCGCCGGGTCGCGCAGGTCGATGCCGACGACCTCCAGCCGGTGCAGCCAGTCCGCGGAGTCCTCCATGGCCTTGAAGCGGCGGATGGCGTCCTTCGGGAAGCGCGTCGTGATCGTGGTGTGCGCGCCGTCGCGCAGCAGCCGGAGCGCGATGTACATGCCGATCTTGGCGCGGCCGCCGGT
It includes:
- a CDS encoding SDR family NAD(P)-dependent oxidoreductase, giving the protein MTVTEDGSAATEETVYGPGIDPERLAVCLGVLEELDKLEVDHPDAIAVRRATAGIYRTVKQRRRQERRASKTAHDKAVTEATATGSAQRIDDETEGILPSSVTEAGRIAGILQRPRSCYTCKTRYVEVDYFYHQLCPDCARLNRAKRDARADLAGKRALLTGGRAKIGMYIALRLLRDGAHTTITTRFPKDAIRRFKAMEDSADWLHRLEVVGIDLRDPAQTVALAEQVSAAGPLDVLINNATQTVRRLPTAYAALVDGESAPLPAGELPAHHVIGAFNSGAVDGLAALPIGTSGLDAQKVADLALVAGNASVARHLDGTAIDAGGLVPDVVDTNTWVQTIEQISPVELLETQLCNYTSPFILISALRPAMAEAARRARSGRSYVVNVSAMEGVFGRGYKGAGHPNTNAAKAAMNMVTRTSAQEMFQTDGILMTSVDTGWITDERPHFDKLRLAEEGFHAPLDLVDGAARVYDPVVRGEAGEDVYGVFLKDYAPGKW